Proteins found in one Candidatus Delongbacteria bacterium genomic segment:
- a CDS encoding glycosyltransferase encodes MKILFITLKADNAHVLRWVQGALDAGHQPELLCLMPCRPVLDIPTTIIDTDSGPWAKSIGRLHFILACRRAIRRLRPDLVHIHFMDPTLTVLGWIQASPLLVSVWGSDLAMPRSLLNEGFRRLGIRAADCVVATNPLLEYMARAHVGLDAPVEVIPFGVDTRLFTPGADPPDRPFRIGFVKHLEWVYGYDVLIRAVAIAVRRVPDLELHIVGEGNREAEARRLVQEAGLGEVTVFRGRIPNAQLPELLRSYHAFAMPSRSESFGVSALEASACGVPVVASRAGGIPDVVRDGETGFLVPPRDADALAERLVWLAEHPAEARRMGRSGRQLVEREFAWDDCVMKMEAVYRRLTGSAASSRKRPA; translated from the coding sequence ATGAAGATCCTCTTCATCACGCTCAAGGCTGATAACGCCCATGTGCTCCGCTGGGTGCAGGGAGCCCTCGACGCCGGACACCAGCCGGAACTCCTCTGCCTGATGCCCTGTCGCCCGGTACTGGACATTCCCACCACAATCATCGACACCGACTCTGGGCCCTGGGCCAAATCCATTGGCCGACTCCACTTCATCCTGGCCTGCCGCCGCGCCATCCGTCGCCTGCGGCCGGACTTGGTCCACATTCACTTCATGGACCCGACCCTGACCGTGTTGGGATGGATACAGGCTTCGCCCTTGCTGGTCTCGGTGTGGGGCAGTGACTTGGCCATGCCTCGCAGCCTGCTTAACGAAGGCTTCCGGCGGTTGGGAATCCGCGCCGCTGACTGCGTCGTGGCTACAAATCCCTTGCTGGAATACATGGCGCGCGCGCATGTAGGGTTGGACGCGCCGGTAGAGGTGATCCCCTTCGGCGTGGACACGCGCTTGTTCACCCCTGGAGCCGATCCCCCCGACCGGCCCTTCCGCATCGGCTTCGTCAAGCATTTGGAGTGGGTATACGGTTACGATGTCCTGATTCGCGCCGTCGCCATCGCCGTGCGTCGGGTGCCTGACCTGGAGCTGCATATCGTCGGTGAGGGAAATCGCGAGGCGGAAGCAAGGCGCCTGGTTCAGGAGGCGGGGTTGGGCGAGGTGACGGTGTTCCGGGGGCGGATCCCCAACGCGCAGTTGCCGGAGCTGCTACGCTCCTATCATGCGTTCGCCATGCCCTCGCGCAGCGAAAGCTTCGGTGTAAGCGCCCTGGAGGCGTCCGCCTGTGGCGTGCCAGTGGTGGCCAGCCGGGCCGGTGGCATCCCGGATGTGGTGCGTGACGGCGAGACGGGTTTCCTGGTGCCGCCACGGGATGCCGACGCGCTGGCCGAACGCCTGGTCTGGCTAGCGGAGCATCCGGCGGAGGCCCGCCGCATGGGCCGGTCGGGACGGCAACTGGTGGAGAGGGAGTTCGCCTGGGACGACTGTGTGATGAAGATGGAGGCGGTCTACCGTCGGTTGACCGGGAGCGCAGCCAGCTCTCGCAAGAGACCGGCATAG
- a CDS encoding glycosyltransferase family 4 protein, translating into MIVPILLIAYDFHPFVGGGGSVRMVKLAKYLHRDGLPIIVLTGGFESKDADPSLGSELEGITISVANPHPVAPSVQDKARRPRWLRVAGWVFRSVIPFPDNRFRYLPAMLRRAKALILEHGIDTVLITSPPNSMSLLVPLLRRWRPNLKLVLDVRDMWALDPLQTPNTAWFRWTQTHLERWTINQADRVVSVTPGFDAWIRQQLREPERAALITNGYDEEDFGPDLPQPEPGGLVLGYAGATGGISGPYSFQGILDALDKVLDRRPQLVGRLVLRIYGHNNRALAQRVAAMRHPEVVELCGFLAHRQVLRALSACHILLNYMFTMPNGHLVYPGKTFEYLRLGRPILLASPPGILRELILESGRGEAADGEDADGIAAALERMLDRLAQGGYPERPDFHLRYERGALARRYAGLLRELAALPVNRR; encoded by the coding sequence ATGATTGTGCCGATTTTGCTTATTGCATACGATTTTCATCCGTTCGTCGGCGGAGGCGGGTCGGTGCGAATGGTCAAGTTGGCCAAGTACCTGCATCGGGACGGCCTGCCGATCATCGTGCTCACGGGGGGCTTTGAGTCCAAGGATGCCGACCCGTCCCTCGGTTCGGAACTGGAAGGCATCACCATCTCGGTAGCCAACCCCCACCCGGTTGCGCCCAGCGTCCAGGACAAGGCGCGCCGACCCCGTTGGCTGCGGGTCGCAGGCTGGGTTTTCCGCAGCGTGATCCCATTTCCTGACAATCGTTTTCGCTATCTGCCGGCCATGCTGCGACGAGCCAAGGCGTTGATCCTAGAGCACGGGATCGACACCGTGCTAATCACCAGCCCACCAAACTCCATGTCATTACTGGTGCCACTATTGCGTCGGTGGCGACCGAACCTGAAACTAGTGCTGGATGTCCGCGACATGTGGGCGCTGGATCCACTTCAGACGCCGAACACGGCTTGGTTCCGTTGGACCCAGACGCACTTGGAGCGCTGGACAATCAACCAGGCCGACCGAGTGGTCAGCGTCACCCCCGGCTTCGACGCCTGGATCCGCCAACAATTGCGGGAGCCGGAGCGCGCCGCACTGATCACCAATGGCTATGATGAGGAGGATTTCGGCCCCGACCTGCCCCAGCCTGAGCCCGGTGGATTGGTACTGGGATACGCCGGCGCTACGGGTGGCATTAGTGGTCCCTACTCCTTTCAAGGGATCCTCGATGCGCTGGACAAGGTGCTGGATCGCCGTCCGCAGCTGGTCGGCCGCCTGGTACTCCGTATCTACGGCCACAACAACCGCGCCTTGGCGCAGCGAGTGGCGGCTATGCGCCATCCGGAAGTCGTGGAGCTCTGCGGGTTCCTGGCCCACCGACAAGTGCTGCGGGCCCTGTCCGCCTGCCACATCCTGCTCAATTACATGTTCACCATGCCCAACGGGCACTTAGTCTACCCCGGCAAGACGTTTGAGTACCTACGACTGGGCCGCCCCATCCTGCTGGCCAGCCCGCCCGGCATTCTGCGTGAACTGATACTGGAAAGCGGCCGGGGAGAAGCGGCGGATGGGGAGGATGCTGACGGCATCGCCGCGGCGCTTGAGCGCATGCTGGACCGATTGGCTCAGGGTGGGTACCCGGAGCGTCCTGACTTCCACCTGCGCTACGAGCGTGGAGCCCTGGCCCGGCGCTATGCCGGTCTCTTGCGAGAGCTGGCTGCGCTCCCGGTCAACCGACGGTAG
- a CDS encoding glycosyltransferase family 1 protein, with protein MRVAIDGRAIMPFLDGIGRYSHCLIEQLRHLDSWNEYIVFVTHPQFDFPADSNFREVVLPYRYVHAYTVTHFHRDLNREGADLLFAPFFLSPPLFRGPVVLTVHDLIWVTHPELQGQRWRLGDMVKRQAHAWIVPLSLRRARALLSVSQATTAELLAFLPEVAGRVHTIPLGLDHVPVPATILPMEQRLPYLLFIGNSKPYKNMAGVIRCFDLLVREAGFSQWRLKIPGRRDSFRGSIQRLLDDLDCRDRVDLLGPVSEENLAELYGQASLLLFPSRMEGFGFPVLEAMRHGTPVVTSNRSSLPEVAGGCAQLVDPDDVPAMARACAELLGDVARRQELSARGLEHAAGFRWENTARATLAVLRQAADGRMSPGPR; from the coding sequence ATGAGGGTAGCCATCGACGGTCGCGCCATCATGCCATTTCTGGATGGAATCGGGCGCTACTCCCACTGCCTCATTGAGCAATTGCGCCATCTTGACAGCTGGAACGAGTACATCGTTTTCGTCACCCACCCCCAGTTCGACTTTCCCGCCGACTCAAACTTTCGCGAAGTGGTGCTGCCATATCGCTACGTGCACGCCTACACGGTCACCCATTTCCATCGGGACTTGAACCGCGAGGGGGCTGATCTGCTTTTCGCCCCCTTCTTCCTATCCCCGCCTCTGTTCAGGGGGCCGGTGGTCCTGACCGTCCATGACCTGATTTGGGTCACCCATCCGGAGCTGCAGGGACAACGCTGGCGCTTGGGGGACATGGTGAAGCGCCAAGCCCACGCCTGGATTGTCCCCCTTTCCCTGCGCCGGGCCCGGGCCTTGCTCTCCGTCAGCCAAGCCACCACGGCGGAATTGCTGGCCTTCCTGCCGGAGGTGGCCGGACGCGTCCACACCATCCCCTTGGGCTTGGACCACGTGCCCGTCCCTGCCACCATCCTGCCGATGGAGCAGCGCTTGCCTTATCTCCTGTTCATTGGCAATTCGAAGCCCTACAAGAACATGGCTGGCGTCATCCGCTGCTTCGACCTACTGGTGCGCGAAGCCGGATTCAGCCAGTGGCGCCTGAAAATCCCAGGTCGACGGGACAGTTTCCGCGGCAGCATTCAACGTTTGTTGGATGACTTGGACTGTCGAGACCGGGTGGACCTGCTTGGCCCCGTTTCCGAGGAGAACCTGGCGGAGCTTTATGGACAGGCTAGTTTGCTGCTCTTCCCCTCGCGCATGGAGGGCTTCGGTTTCCCGGTGTTGGAGGCCATGCGTCACGGAACTCCGGTGGTCACAAGCAACCGCAGTTCCCTACCTGAAGTGGCGGGCGGCTGTGCGCAGTTGGTGGATCCAGACGACGTGCCGGCCATGGCGCGGGCCTGCGCGGAGCTGCTGGGCGATGTGGCGCGGCGACAGGAGCTGTCCGCGCGCGGGCTGGAGCACGCAGCCGGCTTTCGCTGGGAAAACACGGCGCGGGCGACCTTGGCCGTGCTTCGACAGGCCGCCGACGGACGGATGAGCCCAGGCCCACGGTGA
- a CDS encoding O-antigen ligase family protein: MPELRTSHLLLTGDSPQLRWWALGLSILGALCVSLAFTEPLWLLGPIFVLLAFAGILARQAAPLLLGLYPALCVHHNLRLNVLFVLLGLLLLVLERAEEWEPAKSKAMAIAGLELGLVIAAVLALHPVPFATHPVEAFGQWLYDYSPVLLYVLIVRSGFSARLVPMLVRLLLVAILAASVTVVVDGLLHPNTRAVGWVERMPTGTAYDLVMFVPIGLGMFASGRSRVLGLATALLALAAIFFTGSRAPFAVALLLALPFARGQRWALPALLAVLTLAMIQTGGGIVSRMASIEGEAGLIDASTLLRIVVWGLSIKILMLHPLLGIGFGQFISYASSLFIFDEFLLGHSHNIVLEKMVQVGIPLALFYLALIGLLLRRNWRTYRALRDRLDRADVELFRGLFFGALAMLACGALDAVLNGSNQPLAFWMIMALLTVWTEGLGRTQVREAGQ, from the coding sequence ATGCCAGAACTTCGCACGTCGCATCTGTTGCTCACCGGAGACTCGCCACAGTTGAGGTGGTGGGCGCTCGGCCTCTCCATTTTGGGGGCCCTTTGCGTCTCCTTAGCTTTTACAGAACCGCTCTGGCTACTTGGCCCCATCTTCGTCCTGCTCGCCTTCGCAGGCATATTGGCCCGGCAGGCCGCCCCCTTGCTGTTGGGCCTCTACCCCGCACTTTGCGTTCACCACAATCTGCGCCTCAATGTGCTCTTCGTCCTTCTGGGCCTGTTGCTGTTGGTTCTGGAACGGGCGGAGGAATGGGAGCCGGCCAAGTCGAAAGCCATGGCAATCGCTGGGCTGGAATTGGGGTTGGTGATTGCCGCCGTGCTGGCCCTGCATCCCGTGCCCTTCGCCACACATCCCGTCGAAGCGTTTGGACAGTGGCTCTATGATTATTCGCCCGTACTTTTGTATGTGTTGATCGTACGCTCGGGCTTTTCCGCCCGCTTGGTGCCCATGCTTGTGCGCCTATTGCTGGTGGCGATCCTGGCGGCCAGCGTCACCGTGGTGGTGGACGGCCTGCTTCATCCCAACACCCGGGCTGTGGGTTGGGTGGAGCGCATGCCTACGGGGACGGCGTACGATCTGGTCATGTTCGTGCCCATTGGGCTGGGAATGTTTGCGTCTGGCCGCAGCCGAGTGCTCGGGCTGGCGACCGCGTTGCTGGCCTTGGCAGCGATCTTCTTCACGGGCTCTCGGGCCCCGTTCGCCGTTGCCCTGCTTTTAGCCCTGCCCTTTGCCCGGGGCCAACGCTGGGCCTTGCCGGCCTTGTTGGCCGTCCTCACCCTGGCAATGATCCAGACCGGTGGCGGCATCGTCAGTCGTATGGCCTCCATCGAAGGCGAAGCCGGGCTGATCGATGCCTCCACCTTGCTACGCATTGTCGTCTGGGGTCTATCGATTAAAATCTTGATGTTGCATCCCTTGTTGGGCATCGGATTCGGCCAATTCATCTCCTATGCGAGCAGCCTGTTCATCTTCGATGAGTTTCTTCTCGGCCATTCACACAATATCGTGCTGGAGAAAATGGTCCAAGTGGGCATACCGCTCGCGCTTTTTTACTTAGCGTTGATAGGTCTGTTACTACGGCGGAACTGGCGCACATACCGCGCATTGCGCGATCGGCTGGACAGGGCGGACGTGGAGCTGTTCCGCGGGCTATTCTTTGGTGCATTGGCCATGCTGGCCTGTGGCGCTTTGGATGCCGTGCTGAACGGTTCCAACCAGCCACTGGCCTTTTGGATGATCATGGCCCTGCTCACAGTCTGGACGGAGGGACTGGGCCGCACCCAAGTCCGGGAGGCCGGGCAATGA
- a CDS encoding glycosyltransferase family 2 protein: MSPLECLALALFWLCVTGLAAAYPGILLLALWMRRLPVPWHADPDCEPTFTVVIAARNEERVIRDKLDNCLALDYPPDKVDVLVVSDQSEDATAAIIDEYAGQRVSRLDFAERLGKTQILNRVVPLAKGEIVVMTDANVMFDAGALRSFARWYADPRIGLVSGYERRVQRERERFQAETWYRDFEVVLKEAEGRMGAVMGAHGGLYSLRAACWRTLPENALSNDDLLTAMGVLRQGLAVVQDSEARAVEYIGADPDQEFGRRVRIGAGNYQCFGWNLWLLNPLEGWKSLFYWLHKLPRWFTPHLMATALAAHLLLAAHGRLLALLVPHLALYVLGIIGLVLNRRGRGGGLVSALGHFLYMNAAVSAGFVKWLGGIQGSTWNPTRR, from the coding sequence ATGAGTCCTCTGGAATGCCTCGCCTTGGCGCTATTCTGGCTTTGCGTGACCGGGTTGGCGGCCGCTTATCCGGGCATCCTGCTGCTGGCCCTTTGGATGCGCCGGCTGCCCGTGCCCTGGCACGCCGACCCCGACTGCGAGCCCACCTTCACTGTGGTCATCGCGGCCCGTAACGAAGAGCGCGTCATTCGTGACAAACTGGACAACTGCTTGGCGCTGGACTATCCGCCGGACAAAGTAGACGTGTTGGTAGTCTCGGACCAGTCGGAGGATGCCACCGCGGCTATCATTGACGAGTACGCCGGACAGCGTGTGAGTCGCCTCGACTTCGCCGAGAGATTGGGCAAGACGCAGATTCTCAATCGCGTTGTCCCGCTGGCCAAGGGCGAGATCGTGGTCATGACCGACGCCAACGTGATGTTCGACGCCGGAGCCTTGCGCTCCTTCGCCCGCTGGTACGCCGATCCACGAATAGGACTGGTCTCCGGCTACGAACGCCGCGTGCAACGTGAACGCGAGAGGTTCCAGGCCGAGACCTGGTACCGGGACTTCGAAGTGGTGCTCAAAGAGGCTGAGGGCCGGATGGGTGCGGTGATGGGCGCGCACGGCGGACTCTACAGTCTGCGCGCTGCCTGCTGGCGCACCTTGCCGGAAAACGCACTTTCCAATGACGATCTGCTGACGGCCATGGGCGTCCTGCGGCAGGGTCTGGCCGTCGTCCAAGACAGCGAAGCCCGCGCGGTGGAGTACATTGGCGCCGACCCTGACCAGGAGTTCGGCCGGCGCGTGCGCATCGGGGCTGGCAATTATCAGTGCTTCGGCTGGAATCTGTGGCTATTGAACCCCTTGGAGGGCTGGAAGAGTCTGTTTTACTGGTTGCACAAGCTCCCCCGCTGGTTTACTCCGCACCTGATGGCAACCGCCCTGGCCGCACACCTGCTACTGGCCGCGCACGGCCGATTGCTGGCCCTCCTGGTGCCTCACTTGGCCCTCTACGTCCTTGGAATCATCGGTTTGGTCCTCAACCGTCGCGGTCGAGGTGGTGGCTTGGTTTCGGCACTAGGTCATTTCCTCTACATGAATGCCGCTGTGTCCGCGGGCTTCGTCAAATGGTTGGGCGGGATCCAGGGCAGCACCTGGAATCCCACCCGCCGCTGA
- a CDS encoding polysaccharide biosynthesis C-terminal domain-containing protein, which yields MLRATLSILGTRLATRLVTMAAGILIARTIGVSEQGVLGLLLMLGGLLAGMVDLGLGMGAVFFVGRQGWREERFAGLALPVLLVATVVGLGLFSWLATTWLTDYAVALEGGNLAILALFVVGNAFTELLLNLFIARQRLREYNLAEVLFAGVMLLATLVLTYVGAATAAPYFILYGAARLLVFFYLLTRLEHRPVAPVWRELPNLLRYSLTQWSANQFSQLSVRVDALMLAWFIPRSPRISLADLGLYTICLLTITRLMEIQRSIQTAFFSRVAGLDDAAAITATNSTYRRSFLVYLLLSALLILFGWPVLWLYGPDFTAAWGVLTVLVLGTITLRGNAGMLMLYFSTVDRSIYTVHTHQITLVANVLFNGLLIPRWGNMGAAVGTSLSFAAGKLYLLWRYQQLTGSHWARDLLIGPAEARESIGDLIREVREMLGQRRS from the coding sequence ATGCTGCGAGCCACCCTGTCCATACTAGGCACACGTCTCGCCACCCGTTTGGTCACGATGGCCGCGGGGATCCTGATCGCGCGCACCATCGGTGTCAGCGAACAGGGCGTGCTTGGACTTTTATTGATGCTGGGCGGCCTGTTGGCCGGGATGGTGGACTTAGGGCTGGGCATGGGCGCTGTGTTTTTTGTCGGTCGGCAAGGGTGGCGCGAGGAGCGGTTCGCCGGTTTGGCCTTGCCCGTATTGTTGGTGGCCACTGTCGTGGGGTTGGGCCTCTTCTCTTGGCTGGCTACCACGTGGCTCACCGATTATGCCGTTGCGTTGGAAGGCGGCAATCTGGCCATCCTGGCACTCTTCGTTGTGGGCAACGCGTTCACCGAGCTCCTGCTCAATCTGTTCATCGCCCGGCAGCGCTTGCGGGAGTACAACCTGGCCGAAGTATTGTTCGCCGGGGTTATGCTCCTGGCCACCTTGGTTCTTACCTACGTTGGAGCTGCCACTGCTGCGCCCTATTTCATCCTATACGGGGCCGCCCGCCTGCTCGTCTTCTTCTATCTGCTGACGCGGCTGGAGCACCGCCCAGTTGCCCCGGTCTGGCGCGAGTTACCCAACCTGTTGCGCTATAGTTTGACCCAGTGGTCGGCAAACCAGTTCAGCCAGCTCAGCGTCCGCGTGGATGCGCTGATGCTGGCCTGGTTCATTCCGCGCAGCCCGCGGATCTCGCTGGCGGATCTTGGCCTCTATACCATTTGTTTGCTCACCATCACACGGCTGATGGAGATCCAGCGCAGCATCCAGACTGCTTTTTTTTCCCGCGTGGCGGGGCTGGACGACGCTGCCGCCATAACGGCCACCAACTCCACTTACCGTCGCAGCTTCTTGGTCTACCTGCTGCTGTCCGCCCTTTTGATCCTGTTCGGCTGGCCCGTGCTCTGGCTGTACGGGCCGGATTTCACAGCCGCCTGGGGCGTGCTCACCGTTCTGGTGCTAGGAACCATTACGTTGCGCGGCAATGCCGGCATGCTGATGTTGTACTTCTCCACCGTGGACCGCAGCATTTACACTGTGCACACCCACCAGATCACGTTGGTGGCGAATGTGCTGTTCAATGGACTGTTGATCCCGCGCTGGGGGAACATGGGCGCTGCGGTGGGCACCAGCCTGTCCTTTGCCGCGGGCAAACTCTATCTGCTTTGGCGTTACCAGCAGTTGACGGGCAGCCACTGGGCGCGGGATCTGCTTATCGGGCCGGCAGAAGCGCGAGAATCCATTGGGGATCTGATCCGGGAGGTGCGGGAAATGCTGGGACAGAGAAGGTCTTGA
- a CDS encoding peptidylprolyl isomerase encodes MTGGARLSRALWGKRGWVALGVLLLLALLALLGRWDTHRRRARPDLERAVAQADDSIFTVARLRAWLDAQPDSLSREEVQHWLEGWVEDQILYQAAVRQGLDTLGGVREELKRLRLRYLRGLLEEQSLAESLRISTLELKTWARANQDLLALPERQLRFSWVAGADSLALARLIPVIQRDQLTRKRLEDQRLGSGRTEFVTRGELPLAHAAILLGLKLHQASPVLRGPEGWMVYQLEEVRPVGWVPDPDQHEELVRAAMLQDLRWKRLQSRLETLRQEAVWKVDLTPLLEVEIGVPPAR; translated from the coding sequence ATGACAGGCGGCGCACGGTTGTCGCGGGCGTTGTGGGGAAAGCGCGGCTGGGTGGCGCTGGGCGTGCTGCTGCTCCTGGCCCTGCTGGCCCTGCTCGGGCGCTGGGACACCCACCGACGGCGAGCCCGGCCGGATCTGGAACGGGCCGTGGCCCAGGCCGACGACAGCATTTTCACCGTGGCGCGGCTGCGGGCCTGGCTGGACGCGCAGCCCGACAGCCTCAGCCGCGAGGAGGTCCAGCACTGGTTGGAAGGCTGGGTGGAGGACCAAATCCTCTATCAAGCGGCGGTCCGGCAGGGCCTGGATACGCTGGGCGGAGTCCGGGAGGAGCTGAAGCGCCTGCGCCTGCGCTACCTGCGCGGCCTGCTGGAGGAGCAGAGTCTGGCCGAGTCCCTGCGCATTTCCACCCTCGAGTTGAAGACCTGGGCGCGCGCCAATCAGGATCTGCTGGCCCTGCCCGAACGGCAGCTCCGCTTCTCCTGGGTGGCGGGGGCGGACAGCCTGGCGCTGGCGCGATTGATTCCCGTGATCCAGCGCGACCAGCTCACCCGCAAGCGGCTGGAGGACCAGCGGCTGGGCAGCGGCCGGACGGAGTTCGTGACCCGCGGCGAGTTGCCCCTGGCCCACGCCGCGATCCTCCTGGGACTGAAGCTCCACCAGGCCTCGCCCGTGCTGCGCGGCCCGGAAGGCTGGATGGTCTATCAGCTGGAGGAAGTGCGCCCGGTGGGCTGGGTGCCCGACCCCGACCAGCACGAAGAGCTGGTGCGGGCCGCCATGCTGCAGGATCTGCGCTGGAAACGGCTGCAGTCGCGCCTGGAGACGCTGCGCCAGGAGGCGGTCTGGAAGGTGGATCTGACCCCGCTGCTCGAGGTGGAGATCGGCGTGCCGCCCGCCCGTTGA
- a CDS encoding glycosyltransferase family 4 protein, which translates to MTHIVHVGCWPPPLGGVSVHVMRLTFHQAGQGNHVRVYNESPDSAEPSELILPRMSWGRLCLHLLCHPPDVLHVHSTNLKFRALLWLFQLRGCLVVATLHTAEPHEQFGPVGSWLARLVIWNLRRVQALVLVGKGAREALLPQLGCRPNQHLIHPWVTPPPGTGQASLPAEVRSFVARGGPLLVANGAVRLRPVGDLYGFDQLLAAMRLLVERGSPAKLLLYITSISSQTPEERAHYIKLKRECEDPTLRERVLWHESLHDEFVPAIAASDLVLRTTRFESFGLTVVEALALGKPVLASDAAPRQPGALLYHSGDVVDLADKIQAVLEGRLRPPANVPPCPGSESELDQLYLRLLSGSGKLLGKSA; encoded by the coding sequence GTGACCCACATCGTGCATGTGGGCTGCTGGCCACCTCCCTTGGGCGGCGTTTCCGTGCATGTGATGCGCCTGACCTTCCATCAGGCGGGCCAGGGCAACCACGTGCGCGTGTACAACGAGTCCCCGGACTCGGCCGAACCGAGCGAGTTGATTCTGCCCCGTATGTCCTGGGGTCGCTTATGCCTGCATCTCCTGTGTCACCCCCCCGACGTGTTACACGTGCACAGTACCAACTTGAAGTTCCGCGCCCTGCTCTGGCTCTTCCAGCTGCGCGGCTGCCTCGTTGTCGCGACTCTGCATACCGCCGAACCCCATGAGCAGTTCGGACCCGTGGGATCCTGGCTCGCCCGTCTGGTGATCTGGAACCTGCGCCGGGTTCAAGCGCTGGTCCTGGTGGGCAAAGGCGCGAGAGAGGCGTTGCTGCCCCAGTTGGGCTGCAGGCCCAACCAGCATCTGATCCATCCCTGGGTCACGCCGCCTCCCGGTACCGGCCAGGCAAGCCTGCCAGCAGAGGTGAGGTCCTTCGTCGCCAGGGGCGGACCGTTGCTTGTCGCAAACGGCGCCGTGCGTCTAAGACCAGTAGGCGATCTTTACGGCTTCGACCAGCTGCTGGCCGCCATGCGCCTGCTGGTGGAACGAGGTTCGCCCGCAAAGCTGCTACTCTACATCACTTCCATCAGCAGCCAGACCCCCGAGGAGAGGGCCCACTACATCAAGTTGAAAAGGGAGTGCGAGGACCCGACCCTTCGCGAGCGGGTGCTTTGGCATGAATCACTGCATGATGAGTTCGTCCCGGCCATCGCGGCCTCCGACCTCGTTCTGAGGACCACCCGGTTCGAGAGCTTCGGCCTGACCGTGGTGGAGGCCCTTGCCCTGGGTAAACCCGTGCTCGCCAGCGACGCCGCGCCGCGCCAACCGGGGGCGCTGCTGTATCACAGTGGGGATGTCGTTGACCTGGCGGATAAAATCCAAGCCGTGTTAGAGGGCCGCCTGCGGCCTCCGGCGAATGTACCGCCATGTCCTGGATCAGAGTCCGAGCTGGACCAGCTCTACCTGCGCCTCCTGTCAGGCAGCGGCAAGCTTCTTGGCAAATCAGCCTGA